A stretch of DNA from Phalacrocorax carbo chromosome 16, bPhaCar2.1, whole genome shotgun sequence:
GCTGGGTGCTTCAGAGCTGACAAAGCTTTCTTGTGTGTAAACGCATTGTGCGCGAGGGCTGGCGGGGCCAGCGGGAGAACAGAGACCCAGAGCGCTCGCAAATGGAGAGGCACGAACGGAGGTTAATTTCcaaaggaagggggagagatGGAGAAATGGAAATGGTTAGAGGTTTGTCACGGGTCACACGGACGGGGGGTCGGAACACGGTATCTCCGAGCTCTTGTGGAAGCCGTCGCCGGTGGTCAGGAGGCAAACGGGTCCTCGAGCAGTGCCTCGGTGATGCGCAAAAAAGCTCTGCGGAGCTTtaagctgctctgtgctgtttattcctctgctgctgtgtggaAAGATGGCTCTGtcagcccctgctctgtcaccATGGGCTCCACGGCTGAGCTACCGCCAGCGCTGCCCTCCTGGGGACCGGTCTGGGGATGTGGTGTGTCACTTGAGGCTGTCCATGCTGAAAACCCCCAAGCAAAGGTGTCTGCATTGTAGGAGGATCGCCTGTccctctgtcttctctgaagCGCATGTTCTTCAGTTCCCAGGTGGTCTCGAGTCAGTTTGTGACGATGCAGACAGTGTCTCTTGGTGTTGGTTTTATGGAACTAAAGggccttgggtttttttccccttccccaaatGAATGAAAATGCAGATCAACGCACTCCTGCTGGGCCACACCAGTCATCATGGAGAAACTAACTGAAAATGAGGTTTATGTGTATTCCTTGCTGTGGTCTACAGATAATGTTCTGCCTCggttggtttttgtggttttttttctttcaagcaacAGTCATTTAGCATTTACTGTGCTGCTGTTCCTTCCATCTCTAGATAAGCTAGATACCGTGGAGATGCTGACCTCCACCAAAGTGATGCTCTGGACTTTGTACTGCTCCAAAACGCAGTATTTCTTAAGGCAGGAAAAATAACCTGCCTTacattgttaaaaataaaaataccctaATAAATCTAGTGTGGATGAAGTTGTGTTGGCTGCgtgtgtgctgctgctttaaaagactattttatttcaaaatacactCTAAGAAGTGACATTTGTTCCAACATAAGTgaaaaaaggcctttttttctgttgtgatgATGGAGGGAAATCGTCATACGCCTCatgttagaagaaaaaaaatcaaattctaGTCCACAGCTCTTGAGTACTTGAGCCACGTCCTGCGCATATAAGAGTTGATCGTCATGTGCTGTGGCATGATGGAAGGAGCTCTGCAATTACAGTCTGGGTCCCGCATCCATTAGCGTAAGATGTACCACTATTTGCTTGAAAGTCTGGTGAGGAGAGGTATGggtataaaaggaaaaggagttaCACTGGGAAAACACCTACTAATACTTGGACTGGTTTTCAAATCTAGAGATGTGAATACCGCTGTGATGGAGCTGCTGATAATGGCGTATGCACTGAAGACTTCCTGTGCCAGGAACATCATTGGGGTCATCCCTTACTTCCCCTACAGCAAACAGAGCAAAATGAGGAAGAGGGGCTCTATAGTCTGCAAGCTGCTGGCCTCGATGCTCGCCAAGGCAGGTGAGTgtcacagggagcagcagcatggCAGGCTTGGACGCTGCAGTGCATCTGTCTGTCCTTCCGTTCTTCTCCCGTTCGATGTGGGGACGTGCTGCCGAGCCCTTGAGCCACCTTGCGGgtattcattttcttcatctaGATTTTATCTCTTTGTAACTTGCACTTGGGAAGTGGCCTGGAAGTGTCGTACCGAAATACAGCGTCAGCCTAGTGCTGTGGCTTATCGCATGcctgtttctcactcttttaCATTAACCtgtttatgtttattttatcaCATGGCATAATAGTCTGAGTAACAGCTAAGACAGTCTGGAAAATGGAGATATTCAAGGATCTCCAGCCATATGGGAGGTCGTCCCAAtgaattgttttggttttttttccttaggtttAACACACATTATCACTATGGACCTTCATCAAAAGGAAATTCAAGGCTTCTTCAGCTTCCCAGTAGACAACCTGAGAGCATCCCCTTTCTTGCTTCAGTATATACAGGAAGAAGTGAGGTTACTCTAGTTCTATATATATCAACTTGTCTTAACTTGTCTTAATGTGATAGCAGCACTGGGCCTCCGCCTGTGCAGAGGTTGTGTTGTCAGGCTAGCTCAGTCTTCTCTTAATGAAATCTCTAGGGGGGTACCTATAGCATGTTTATTAGGAAAGTGGGAAATGTTATATTTTATGATTGTACCTGGATAGAAATTGAACTCTTGACCATAAGCAGAAGATGAGTTTGCTCTCTGTAGAGTCAGTGCCATTTGAGAGATGCTATTTATGCTCCTGCCTCTAATCACCTTTTAAATCCCGTTAAACTGTCTCCCTTCGCCCTTTGTTCTCTGGTGGATGTCTGACTGCTCTGAATTATTGATAGACTTTGTCTTGGGCTGAGTGTAGGAATGCTGAGCGCAGCGGGACTGGGAGCAGGGCACggaggttttattttccatgtgcagAAGATGATGATTTATGCCCATCCGGTGAGAGCAGGGCTTCCCCATACGGGGAGAGCGGGCCCTGGGTTCAGACCTTCCCCTGCGGACAGAATTAGCCGCAGCCGGCCCACGTAGGGTAGGTTAAGCACGGTGACCGtgctggtgggagctggggtTTGATACCTCTGGCCCCCAGGGCCCATCACCgcaccttccccttcctccccacgcTGCATGTGGTGCCCTGTGGCTTGGCCGGCTGTGCTCAGCGCTGCAGAGTAGGACCTGCAGCATCGCCTGTACTAAATGTATTTGTGTTGCATTTGGGGCAGAATACACAAATACTGCTGTTGAAAACGAGTGTGATTGCCTCTAGTTTCTTGCCACAGAATGAAGATCTGGGTCTGGGGGGGGAGTGGACACGGTTATTCAGCCACGTATCAAATGAGTTACTCGCTAGCAAGAAAGTCTTTacttaaataactttttatcACATCCAGATTCCGGATTACAGAAATGCAGTTATTGTAGCCAAATCTCCTGATGCAGCTAAAAGGTAAATGGATGCTTTGCTAGCTGGCTAGAAATAACTTGGAAAAGATGTGGGCTAATGGGAAAtacacaaggaaaaaatatgggAAATATACTGGGACAAATATGGGAGAGTCACAAATGGATCAGCGGTCTGGTCCTGAAGTCCTTTGTGGCTGGAAACAGACGCCTGCCATGGTGTGGATAGGCAGCTGAATTCTGCAGTCCCAACCCTGTTGGGATAAACTCTGGagatctctgctgctgcagagctgggtggTTCCCCTGGGCCAGGATCAGACCTGCTGCATGAGTTTCAGCAGTGCCTGACCGTCTCAGAAAGCATTTAGCATATGGAGGAGCGCGAGGAGACCCCTGTGGTGGAGCCAAGGGGTAGAGTGGGCTGTGGGATATTAAGGAAGAATGAAAAGTCACTTCCAGTGAAGCTTCTTGCTGGGGAACAGCCACAGAGGGTGCAGCCTTTGCCTGCCGTGTTGGGTCTGGGAGGGCCCTGCTGCACTGGGCTGCGAAGCTGCATCAGGCCAACATCTTCCTGACATGCTGTGGTTGTCCTGCAGGGCTCAGTCTTACGCTGAGAGACTACGGCTGGGACTGGCAGTGATCCATGGAGAGGCTCAGTGTACAGAGCAGGACATGGATGATGGACGTCACTCCCCTCCCATGGTCAAAAATGCAACTGTGCATCCTGGTCTGGAGCTGCCGTGTAAGATTAAGCTTCTCTGCTTACCTTTgggcaaaaaagagaaaagtttgGTGGGAA
This window harbors:
- the PRPSAP1 gene encoding phosphoribosyl pyrophosphate synthase-associated protein 1 isoform X3 → MELLIMAYALKTSCARNIIGVIPYFPYSKQSKMRKRGSIVCKLLASMLAKAGLTHIITMDLHQKEIQGFFSFPVDNLRASPFLLQYIQEEIPDYRNAVIVAKSPDAAKRAQSYAERLRLGLAVIHGEAQCTEQDMDDGRHSPPMVKNATVHPGLELPLMMAKEKPPITVVGDVGGRIAIIVDDIIDDVESFVAAAEILKERGAYKIFVMATHGLLSADAPRLIEESSIDEVVVTNTVPHEVQKLQCPKIKTVDISLILSEAIRRIHNGESMAYLFRNITVDD